Proteins encoded in a region of the Burkholderia ubonensis subsp. mesacidophila genome:
- a CDS encoding aminopeptidase P N-terminal domain-containing protein codes for MNAPLDTAIAVDVYHQRRERVLAALRAAGGGVAIVPTAPEVLRNRDAGYPYRHDSYFYYLTGFAEPDAVLVLNASAPHGAPQSILFCRAKNPDLEIWEGFHYGPEAARDAFGVDAAFATDVLDAEMPRLLADAGTVHYRFGASAEFDRQLGRWLDAVRAQARTGVAAPDALLDLTPLVDDMRLVKDEHELAIMMRAAHISALAHRRAMQACRPGVREYELEAELLYTFRKHGAQAPAYGSIVAAGANTCVLHYPAGNAAARDGDLILIDAACELDGYASDITRTFPANGRFSPAQRALYDIVLAAQQAAIDATRAGVPFEAPHDAAVRVLAQGLLDTGIIPKTRFSNVDDVIAERAYARFYMHRTGHWLGMDVHDCGDYRERLAERDGNGALPWRTLQAGMTLTVEPGLYVRAADDVPPEYWNIGIRIEDDAIVREQGCELITRDVPVAAAEIEALMCAGAAHDA; via the coding sequence ATGAATGCGCCCCTCGATACCGCCATCGCCGTCGACGTCTACCACCAGCGCCGTGAACGCGTGCTTGCCGCACTGCGCGCCGCCGGCGGCGGCGTCGCCATCGTTCCCACCGCGCCGGAAGTGCTGCGCAACCGCGATGCGGGCTACCCGTACCGCCATGACAGCTACTTCTATTACCTGACGGGCTTCGCCGAGCCGGACGCCGTGCTCGTGCTGAACGCGTCCGCGCCGCACGGCGCGCCGCAATCGATCCTGTTCTGCCGCGCGAAGAACCCGGACCTCGAGATCTGGGAAGGCTTCCACTACGGGCCCGAGGCCGCGCGCGACGCGTTCGGCGTCGATGCGGCATTCGCCACCGACGTGCTCGACGCGGAAATGCCGCGCCTGCTCGCCGATGCGGGCACCGTGCATTACCGGTTCGGCGCGTCGGCCGAGTTCGACCGCCAGCTCGGCCGCTGGCTCGACGCGGTGCGCGCGCAGGCGCGCACGGGCGTCGCCGCGCCGGACGCGCTGCTCGACCTCACGCCGCTCGTCGACGACATGCGGCTCGTCAAGGACGAGCACGAGCTCGCGATCATGATGCGCGCCGCGCACATCTCGGCGCTCGCGCATCGCCGCGCGATGCAGGCGTGCCGGCCGGGCGTACGCGAATACGAACTCGAGGCCGAACTGCTCTACACGTTCCGCAAGCACGGCGCGCAGGCGCCGGCCTACGGCTCGATCGTCGCGGCGGGCGCGAACACATGCGTGCTGCACTACCCGGCCGGCAACGCGGCCGCGCGCGACGGCGACCTGATCCTGATCGACGCGGCGTGCGAGCTCGACGGCTACGCGTCGGACATCACCCGCACGTTCCCGGCCAACGGACGCTTCTCGCCCGCGCAGCGCGCGCTGTACGACATCGTGCTCGCCGCGCAGCAGGCGGCGATCGACGCGACCCGCGCCGGCGTGCCGTTCGAGGCGCCGCACGACGCCGCGGTGCGCGTGCTCGCGCAGGGCCTGCTCGACACCGGCATCATCCCGAAGACGCGCTTCTCGAACGTCGACGACGTGATCGCGGAGCGTGCGTACGCGCGCTTCTACATGCACCGCACCGGCCACTGGCTCGGCATGGACGTGCACGACTGCGGCGACTACCGCGAGCGGCTCGCCGAGCGCGACGGCAACGGCGCGCTGCCGTGGCGCACGCTGCAGGCCGGCATGACGCTGACCGTCGAGCCGGGCCTGTACGTGCGCGCCGCCGACGACGTGCCGCCCGAATACTGGAACATCGGCATCCGCATCGAGGACGACGCGATCGTACGCGAGCAAGGCTGCGAGCTGATCACGCGCGACGTGCCCGTCGCGGCCGCCGAGATCGAGGCGCTGATGTGCGCAGGCGCGGCGCACGACGCCTGA
- a CDS encoding UbiH/UbiF/VisC/COQ6 family ubiquinone biosynthesis hydroxylase, with translation MTTDSSPATPDHDIAIVGAGPVGLALAGWLARRSATRHWSIALIDAREPAASANDPRAIAVSHGSRVLLDTLAWPADATPIEHIHVSQRGHFGRTLIDRDEHDVAALGYVVRYGSLVQALAGAVRGTGVDWLTSTSARAPQQDAGGVTLTLDGPQGERTLRARIVVNAEGGLFHEQQDDDGKHRRDYGQTAIVGTVTVSAPRPNVAWERFTHEGPLALLPLGGAQYALVWCCEPGEAARRAALPDDAFLRELGTAFGERMGRFVAITGRASFPLGLNAAQTLVDRRIAIVGNAAQTLHPVAGQGLNLGLRDAHTLVDTLSGRGAEPAALAAFNTRRALDRRFTIGATDTLARLFTIEAGPLTLLRGAALTALELVPPLKTAIARQMMFGQRG, from the coding sequence ATGACGACCGACTCCTCCCCGGCCACGCCGGACCACGACATCGCCATCGTCGGCGCCGGCCCCGTCGGGCTCGCGCTGGCCGGCTGGCTCGCTCGACGCAGCGCGACGCGGCACTGGTCGATCGCGCTGATCGACGCGCGCGAGCCCGCCGCGAGCGCGAACGATCCGCGCGCGATCGCGGTGTCGCACGGCAGCCGCGTGCTGCTCGACACGCTCGCGTGGCCCGCCGACGCGACGCCGATCGAACACATTCACGTGTCGCAGCGCGGCCATTTCGGCCGCACGCTGATCGACCGCGACGAGCACGACGTGGCGGCGCTCGGCTACGTCGTGCGCTACGGCTCGCTCGTGCAGGCGCTGGCGGGCGCGGTGCGCGGCACGGGCGTCGACTGGCTCACGTCGACCTCGGCGCGCGCGCCGCAGCAGGACGCCGGCGGCGTCACGCTGACGCTCGACGGCCCGCAGGGCGAACGCACGCTGCGCGCGCGGATCGTCGTCAACGCCGAAGGCGGGCTGTTCCACGAGCAGCAGGACGACGACGGCAAGCACCGCCGCGACTACGGCCAGACCGCGATCGTCGGCACGGTGACGGTGTCAGCGCCGCGCCCGAACGTCGCGTGGGAACGCTTCACGCACGAAGGGCCGCTCGCGCTGCTGCCGCTCGGCGGCGCGCAATATGCGCTGGTGTGGTGCTGCGAGCCGGGCGAAGCCGCACGCCGCGCCGCGCTGCCCGACGACGCGTTCCTGCGCGAGCTCGGCACGGCGTTCGGCGAGCGCATGGGCCGCTTCGTCGCGATCACCGGGCGCGCGTCGTTCCCGCTCGGCCTGAACGCCGCGCAGACGCTCGTCGACCGGCGCATCGCGATCGTCGGCAATGCCGCGCAGACGCTGCACCCGGTCGCGGGCCAGGGGCTCAACCTCGGCCTGCGCGACGCGCATACGCTCGTCGACACGCTGTCCGGGCGCGGCGCCGAGCCGGCCGCGCTCGCGGCCTTCAACACGCGGCGCGCGCTCGACCGGCGCTTCACGATCGGCGCGACCGACACGCTCGCGCGGCTGTTCACGATCGAGGCGGGCCCGCTCACGCTGCTGCGCGGCGCGGCGCTGACCGCGCTCGAACTCGTGCCGCCGCTCAAGACCGCGATCGCCCGCCAGATGATGTTCGGCCAGCGCGGCTGA
- a CDS encoding FMN-binding glutamate synthase family protein translates to MFSRRYLAMWCAVVLFVAVAALAAGHAIAWLWLAIPAALVALGLYDLNQDRHAILRNYPLWGHLRFLFEFIRPEIRQYFVEDDTDEKPFSRAQRSLVYQRAKNVGDNRPYGTELNVKAVAHEWISHSLAPTKLPNHDFRVRVGASRAQPYDISIFNISAMSFGSLSANAIRSLNLGAKKGGFAHDTGEGSLSKYHRENGGDIIWEIASGYFGCRNDDGTFSPDKFAKQAADPQVKMIEVKLSQGAKPGHGGVLPAAKITPEIAETRGVPMGKDCISPATHSEFSTPRGLLEFVERLRTLSGGKPTGFKLCIGHPWEFFGIAKAMLETGIVPDFIVVDGAEGGTGAAPLEFTDHVGVPLQEGLLIVHNTLVGIGVRDRVKIGASGKIITAFDVARTLAIGADWVNSARGFMFAVGCIQAQTCHTGRCPTGVATQDPVRQRALVVPDKADRVYNFHRNTLHALQELVQAAGLAHPSELRAHHIVQRIAPHEVRLMSQLLKYVKPGALLDGGHCGYTLYEKWWPLARSDSFALGDDVYASID, encoded by the coding sequence ATGTTTTCCCGACGCTATCTCGCGATGTGGTGCGCCGTCGTCCTGTTCGTGGCGGTCGCGGCCCTCGCCGCCGGCCATGCGATCGCGTGGCTCTGGCTTGCCATCCCCGCCGCCCTCGTCGCCCTCGGCCTATACGACCTCAACCAGGACCGTCACGCGATCCTGCGCAACTACCCGCTGTGGGGCCACCTGCGCTTCCTGTTCGAATTCATCCGGCCGGAAATCCGCCAGTACTTCGTCGAGGACGACACCGACGAGAAACCGTTTTCACGCGCGCAGCGCAGCCTCGTCTACCAGCGCGCGAAGAACGTCGGCGACAACCGCCCGTACGGCACCGAGCTGAACGTGAAGGCGGTCGCGCACGAATGGATCAGCCATTCGCTCGCGCCGACGAAGCTGCCGAACCATGATTTCCGCGTCCGCGTCGGGGCGAGCCGCGCGCAGCCGTACGACATCTCGATCTTCAACATCTCGGCGATGAGCTTCGGCTCGCTGTCCGCGAACGCGATCCGCTCGCTGAACCTCGGCGCGAAGAAAGGCGGCTTCGCGCACGATACCGGCGAAGGCTCGCTGTCGAAATACCACCGCGAAAACGGCGGCGACATCATCTGGGAAATCGCGTCCGGCTACTTCGGCTGCCGCAACGACGACGGCACGTTCAGCCCGGACAAGTTCGCGAAGCAGGCGGCCGACCCGCAGGTGAAGATGATCGAGGTCAAGCTGTCGCAGGGCGCGAAGCCCGGCCACGGCGGCGTGCTGCCGGCCGCGAAGATCACGCCCGAGATCGCCGAGACGCGCGGCGTGCCGATGGGCAAGGACTGCATCTCGCCCGCGACGCATTCGGAATTCTCTACGCCGCGCGGGCTGCTCGAATTCGTCGAGCGGCTGCGCACGCTGTCCGGCGGCAAGCCGACCGGCTTCAAGCTGTGCATCGGCCATCCGTGGGAATTCTTCGGCATCGCGAAGGCGATGCTCGAGACCGGCATCGTGCCGGATTTCATCGTCGTCGACGGCGCCGAGGGCGGCACCGGCGCGGCGCCGCTCGAATTCACCGATCACGTCGGCGTGCCGCTGCAGGAAGGGCTCCTGATCGTGCACAACACGCTCGTCGGGATCGGCGTGCGCGACCGCGTGAAGATCGGCGCGAGCGGCAAGATCATCACCGCGTTCGACGTCGCGCGCACGCTCGCGATCGGCGCGGACTGGGTGAACTCGGCGCGCGGCTTCATGTTCGCGGTCGGCTGCATCCAGGCGCAGACCTGCCACACCGGCCGCTGCCCGACCGGCGTCGCGACGCAGGACCCGGTGCGCCAGCGCGCGCTCGTCGTGCCGGACAAGGCGGACCGCGTGTACAACTTCCACCGCAACACGCTGCACGCGCTGCAGGAGCTCGTGCAGGCGGCAGGCCTCGCACATCCGTCCGAGCTGCGCGCGCATCACATCGTGCAGCGCATCGCGCCGCACGAGGTCCGGCTGATGTCGCAACTGCTCAAGTACGTGAAACCCGGCGCGCTGCTCGACGGCGGCCACTGCGGCTACACGCTGTATGAAAAATGGTGGCCGCTCGCGCGCAGCGATTCGTTCGCGCTCGGCGACGACGTCTACGCGTCGATCGACTGA
- a CDS encoding NAD(P) transhydrogenase subunit alpha has product MEVINHTVINVIIFVLAVYVGYHVVWNVTPALHTPLMAVTNAISAIVIVGAMLATALTVGTAGKVFGTLAVVLAAVNVFGGFLVTRRMLEMFRKKEPKAAKEGAR; this is encoded by the coding sequence ATGGAAGTCATCAATCACACGGTGATCAACGTGATCATCTTCGTGCTGGCGGTGTACGTCGGCTACCACGTGGTGTGGAACGTGACGCCCGCGCTGCACACGCCGCTGATGGCGGTGACCAACGCGATCTCGGCGATCGTGATCGTCGGCGCGATGCTTGCCACCGCGCTGACGGTCGGCACGGCCGGCAAGGTGTTCGGCACGCTCGCGGTCGTGCTCGCGGCGGTCAACGTGTTCGGCGGGTTCCTCGTCACGAGACGCATGCTCGAGATGTTCCGCAAGAAGGAGCCGAAGGCGGCGAAGGAGGGCGCGCGATGA
- the mnmA gene encoding tRNA 2-thiouridine(34) synthase MnmA — protein sequence MSKRRVVVGMSGGVDSSVTAWLLKEQGYDVVGLFMKNWEDDDDGEYCSTRQDWIDVVSVADLIGIDVEAVNFAAEYKDRVFAEFLREYSAGRTPNPDVLCNAEIKFKAFLDHAMTLGAETIATGHYARVRERDGRFELLKAFDHTKDQSYFLHRLNQAQLSKTMFPLGEIPKTKVREIAAQIGLPNAKKKDSTGICFIGERPFRDFLNRYLPTKPGPMKTPDGKTVGEHIGLAFYTFGQRKGIGLGGSKDGSGQPWFVAAKDIPSNTLYVVQGHDHPWLLSHELVAGNVSWTAGEPPADGFACGAKTRYRQADAGCTFAKAGGERFSLTFGDAQWAVTPGQSAVLYDGEICLGGGIIEFAATGQPGHAAPAEAGAPALVEAR from the coding sequence ATGAGCAAGCGACGTGTCGTGGTGGGCATGTCGGGCGGCGTCGATTCGTCGGTGACCGCGTGGCTGCTGAAGGAACAGGGGTATGACGTCGTCGGCCTGTTCATGAAGAACTGGGAAGACGACGACGACGGCGAATACTGCTCGACGCGCCAGGACTGGATCGACGTCGTGTCGGTCGCCGACCTGATCGGCATCGACGTCGAGGCCGTCAACTTCGCCGCCGAATACAAGGACCGCGTGTTCGCCGAGTTCCTGCGCGAATACTCGGCCGGCCGCACGCCGAACCCGGACGTGCTGTGCAACGCCGAGATCAAGTTCAAGGCGTTCCTCGATCACGCGATGACGCTCGGCGCGGAAACGATCGCGACCGGCCACTATGCGCGCGTGCGCGAGCGCGACGGCCGCTTCGAGCTGCTGAAGGCATTCGATCATACGAAAGACCAGTCGTATTTCCTGCACCGGCTGAACCAGGCGCAGCTGTCGAAGACGATGTTCCCGCTCGGCGAGATCCCGAAGACGAAGGTGCGCGAGATCGCCGCGCAGATCGGCCTGCCGAACGCGAAGAAGAAGGATTCGACGGGCATCTGCTTCATCGGCGAGCGGCCGTTCCGCGATTTCCTGAACCGCTATCTGCCGACGAAACCCGGCCCGATGAAGACGCCCGATGGCAAGACGGTCGGCGAGCACATCGGCCTCGCGTTCTACACGTTCGGCCAGCGCAAGGGCATCGGCCTCGGCGGCAGCAAGGACGGCAGCGGCCAGCCGTGGTTCGTCGCCGCGAAGGACATCCCGTCGAATACGCTCTACGTCGTGCAGGGCCACGACCATCCGTGGCTGCTGTCGCACGAGCTCGTCGCCGGCAACGTGAGCTGGACCGCCGGCGAGCCGCCGGCCGACGGCTTCGCGTGCGGCGCGAAGACCCGCTACCGGCAGGCGGACGCGGGCTGCACGTTTGCAAAGGCCGGCGGCGAACGCTTCTCGCTGACCTTCGGCGACGCGCAATGGGCGGTCACGCCCGGCCAGTCGGCGGTGCTGTACGACGGCGAGATCTGTCTCGGCGGCGGCATCATCGAGTTCGCGGCGACCGGCCAGCCGGGCCACGCAGCGCCCGCGGAGGCCGGCGCGCCGGCGCTCGTCGAAGCACGCTGA
- a CDS encoding winged helix-turn-helix transcriptional regulator: MAFPGDVYAADCSARDALTLVAGKWTLLILPALAAGPLRNGELLARIGGISQKVLTQNLRELERNGLIAREDFRARPARVEYRLTPVAESLVATLIALDRWAERHFPELDAARERYDAVLRRTA, encoded by the coding sequence ATGGCATTCCCCGGCGACGTCTACGCGGCCGACTGTTCGGCGCGCGACGCGCTCACGCTGGTCGCCGGCAAATGGACGCTGCTGATCCTGCCCGCGCTGGCGGCGGGGCCGTTGCGCAACGGCGAGCTGCTGGCGCGCATCGGCGGCATTTCGCAGAAGGTGTTGACGCAGAATTTGCGCGAGCTGGAGCGCAACGGGCTGATCGCGCGCGAGGACTTTCGCGCGCGGCCCGCGCGCGTCGAGTACCGGTTGACGCCGGTGGCGGAATCGCTGGTGGCGACGCTGATCGCGCTCGACCGGTGGGCCGAGCGGCATTTTCCCGAACTCGACGCGGCGCGCGAGCGCTACGACGCCGTGTTGCGCCGCACGGCCTGA
- a CDS encoding Re/Si-specific NAD(P)(+) transhydrogenase subunit alpha codes for MHIGVPAETRANEARVAATPETVKKYAAAGHRVSVAKGAGVAASYPDAAYADAGAELTDQSAAFDADIVLKVQAPTETEIPSLKRGSVLVGMLDPFNGEQAAQLAAAGVTGFALEAAPRTTRAQSLDVLSSQANIAGYKAVLVAAELYPRFLPMLMTAAGTVKAARVLILGAGVAGLQAIATAKRLGAVIEASDVRPAVKEQIESLGAKFLDVPYETDEEREAAQGVGGYARPMPASWLGRQAALVHERAKQADIIITTALIPGRPAPTLISVETVQSMKPGSVLVDLAAGRGPEFDGRKSGNCPLTVADQVIVHNGVTIAGHTNLAAMVASDASALYARNLLDFMKLIVNKEGALNIDLTDDIVAATLLCRDGEVARK; via the coding sequence ATGCATATCGGAGTGCCTGCTGAGACGCGGGCGAACGAGGCGCGCGTGGCTGCGACGCCGGAGACCGTCAAGAAATACGCGGCCGCCGGCCACCGCGTGAGCGTGGCGAAGGGGGCGGGCGTCGCGGCCAGCTATCCCGACGCGGCGTACGCGGACGCCGGCGCCGAGTTGACCGACCAGTCGGCCGCTTTCGACGCCGACATCGTGCTGAAGGTCCAGGCGCCCACTGAAACCGAGATTCCATCGCTCAAGCGCGGCTCCGTGCTGGTCGGCATGCTCGATCCGTTCAACGGCGAGCAGGCCGCGCAGCTCGCGGCGGCCGGCGTGACCGGCTTCGCGCTGGAAGCCGCGCCGCGCACCACGCGCGCGCAGAGCCTCGACGTGCTGTCGTCGCAGGCGAACATCGCCGGCTACAAGGCGGTGCTGGTTGCCGCCGAACTGTATCCGCGCTTCCTGCCGATGCTGATGACGGCCGCCGGCACCGTGAAGGCGGCGCGCGTGCTGATCCTCGGCGCGGGCGTGGCGGGGCTGCAGGCGATCGCGACCGCCAAGCGCCTGGGCGCGGTGATCGAGGCGTCCGACGTGCGTCCGGCGGTGAAGGAGCAGATCGAATCGCTCGGCGCGAAATTCCTCGACGTGCCTTACGAAACCGACGAGGAGCGCGAGGCCGCGCAGGGCGTCGGCGGCTATGCGCGGCCGATGCCCGCGTCGTGGCTCGGCCGGCAGGCGGCGCTCGTGCACGAGCGTGCGAAGCAGGCCGACATCATCATCACCACCGCGCTGATCCCGGGCCGTCCCGCGCCGACGCTGATCTCGGTCGAGACCGTGCAGTCGATGAAACCCGGCTCGGTGCTGGTCGACCTCGCGGCCGGCCGTGGGCCGGAATTCGACGGCAGGAAGAGCGGCAACTGCCCGCTGACGGTCGCCGATCAGGTGATCGTCCACAACGGCGTGACGATCGCGGGCCATACCAACCTCGCAGCGATGGTCGCGTCGGATGCGTCCGCGCTGTACGCGCGCAACCTGCTCGATTTCATGAAGCTGATCGTGAACAAGGAAGGCGCGCTGAACATCGACCTGACCGACGACATCGTCGCCGCGACGCTGCTGTGCCGCGACGGCGAAGTCGCGCGCAAATAA
- a CDS encoding NAD(P)H-dependent oxidoreductase, which translates to MHALILLAHPEPRSFNAHLAGAAAAAWREQGHAATVVDLYADGFDAREAPWHHADRHDPAHFDAQREQRHHWQRGSLAPEIRQHVDMLHAADALVLQFPLWWFGAPAILKGWMDRVFVYGGLYDSRRRHERGVMRGRRALLSVTTGSSATACAPDGREGDTRLLLWPLMYALHYVGFDVLEPHLIHDVRDDPDDAAARRRDAALRERADAYRARLRDWSAWPRMPFNRDEDFDGGVTLKPDAPVYSPFIRHARREG; encoded by the coding sequence ATGCATGCACTGATCCTCCTCGCCCATCCGGAACCCCGCTCGTTCAACGCACACCTGGCCGGCGCGGCGGCAGCGGCCTGGCGCGAACAGGGACATGCCGCGACCGTCGTCGACCTGTACGCGGACGGCTTCGACGCGCGCGAGGCGCCGTGGCATCACGCCGACCGGCACGATCCCGCGCATTTCGACGCGCAGCGCGAGCAACGCCATCACTGGCAGCGCGGCTCGCTCGCCCCCGAGATCCGGCAGCACGTCGACATGCTGCATGCGGCCGACGCGCTGGTCCTGCAATTCCCGTTGTGGTGGTTCGGCGCGCCCGCGATCCTCAAAGGCTGGATGGACCGCGTGTTCGTGTATGGCGGCCTCTACGACAGCCGCCGGCGCCACGAACGCGGCGTCATGCGGGGGCGCCGCGCGCTGCTGAGCGTGACGACCGGATCGTCGGCGACGGCCTGTGCGCCCGACGGGCGCGAAGGCGATACGCGCCTGCTGCTGTGGCCGCTCATGTACGCGCTGCATTATGTCGGCTTCGACGTGCTCGAGCCGCACCTGATCCACGACGTGCGCGACGATCCCGACGACGCAGCCGCCCGGCGACGGGACGCCGCCCTGCGGGAGCGGGCCGACGCCTATCGTGCGCGGCTGCGCGACTGGTCCGCGTGGCCGCGGATGCCGTTCAACCGGGACGAGGACTTCGACGGCGGCGTCACGCTGAAGCCGGACGCCCCCGTGTACAGCCCGTTCATCCGCCACGCGCGACGCGAGGGCTGA
- a CDS encoding NAD(P)(+) transhydrogenase (Re/Si-specific) subunit beta, whose translation MSMNVVTLLYLIASVCFIQALKGLSNPKSARRGNLFGMVGMGIAILTTVALIFKQAASLDANLPLGLGLVLGALVVGGAVGAVVAARVEMTKMPELVAAMHSLIGLAAVCIAYAVVAEPEAFGLVPQDATVSNFIPYGNRVELFIGTFVGAITFSGSVIAFGKLSGKYKFRLFQGAPVVYAGQHLINLMLALAMLGFGVLFVLTQSWLPFVIMTAIAFVLGVLIIIPIGGADMPVVVSMLNSYSGWAAAGIGFSLNNAMLIIAGSLVGSSGAILSYIMCHAMNRSFFNVILGGFGGEASAGAVSGAQEQRPVKSGSAEDASFMLGNAETVVIVPGYGLAVARAQHALKELTDKLVEKGIDVKYAIHPVAGRMPGHMNVLLAEAEVPYEIVHEMEDINGEFGQVDVVLVLGANDVVNPAAKNDPKSPIAGMPIIEAYKARTVIVNKRSMAAGYAGLDNDLFYMDKTMMVFGDAKKVIEDMVKSVD comes from the coding sequence ATGAGCATGAACGTCGTTACGCTCCTTTACCTGATCGCGTCGGTCTGCTTCATCCAGGCGCTGAAGGGGCTGTCGAACCCGAAGAGCGCGCGGCGCGGCAATCTGTTCGGGATGGTCGGGATGGGGATTGCGATCCTCACGACGGTCGCGCTGATCTTCAAGCAGGCCGCGTCGCTCGACGCGAACCTGCCGCTCGGCCTCGGGCTCGTGCTCGGCGCGCTGGTGGTCGGCGGCGCGGTCGGCGCGGTGGTCGCCGCGCGCGTCGAGATGACCAAGATGCCGGAACTCGTCGCGGCGATGCACTCGCTGATCGGTCTCGCGGCGGTGTGCATCGCGTATGCGGTGGTGGCCGAGCCGGAAGCGTTCGGGCTCGTGCCGCAGGACGCGACGGTGTCGAACTTCATCCCGTACGGCAACCGGGTCGAGCTGTTCATCGGCACGTTCGTCGGCGCGATCACGTTCTCCGGTTCGGTGATCGCGTTCGGCAAGCTGTCGGGCAAGTACAAGTTCCGGCTGTTCCAGGGCGCGCCGGTCGTGTATGCGGGCCAGCACCTGATCAACCTGATGCTTGCGCTCGCGATGCTCGGCTTCGGCGTGCTGTTCGTCCTCACGCAGTCGTGGTTGCCGTTCGTGATCATGACGGCGATCGCGTTCGTGCTCGGCGTGCTGATCATCATCCCGATCGGCGGCGCGGACATGCCGGTGGTCGTGTCGATGCTGAACTCGTACTCGGGGTGGGCGGCGGCGGGCATCGGCTTCTCGCTGAACAACGCGATGCTGATCATCGCAGGCTCCTTGGTCGGCTCGTCGGGCGCGATCCTGTCGTACATCATGTGCCACGCGATGAACCGCTCGTTCTTCAACGTGATCCTCGGCGGCTTCGGCGGCGAGGCGTCGGCGGGCGCCGTGAGCGGCGCGCAGGAGCAACGGCCGGTGAAGTCGGGCTCGGCGGAGGACGCGTCGTTCATGCTCGGCAACGCGGAGACGGTCGTGATCGTGCCGGGCTACGGTCTCGCGGTGGCGCGTGCGCAGCATGCGCTGAAGGAGCTGACCGACAAGCTGGTCGAGAAGGGCATCGACGTGAAGTACGCGATCCACCCGGTCGCGGGGCGGATGCCGGGGCACATGAACGTGCTGCTGGCGGAAGCGGAGGTGCCGTACGAGATCGTGCACGAGATGGAGGACATCAACGGCGAGTTCGGCCAGGTCGACGTGGTGCTGGTGCTCGGCGCGAACGACGTGGTGAACCCGGCCGCGAAGAACGATCCGAAGTCGCCGATCGCGGGGATGCCGATCATCGAGGCGTACAAGGCGCGCACCGTGATCGTGAACAAGCGGTCGATGGCGGCCGGCTATGCGGGCCTCGACAACGACCTGTTCTACATGGACAAGACGATGATGGTGTTCGGCGACGCGAAGAAGGTCATCGAGGACATGGTGAAGTCGGTGGATTGA
- a CDS encoding glutathione S-transferase family protein: MMKLIGSLSSPFVRKARIVLAEKKIDYKLELENVWAPDTNIHASNPLGKIPCLVMEDGAAVFDSRVICEYVDTLSPVGKLIPPSGRERVEVRCWEALCDGALDASVAIRIENVQRDAHQRSESWIARQQRKIDDALVAMSQGLGGKMWCVGNHYTLADVALGCALGYLDFRMSELNWRERHPNLDKHFVKLMQRQSFIDTVPQG, from the coding sequence ATGATGAAATTAATCGGTTCGCTCAGCAGCCCGTTCGTCCGAAAGGCGCGGATCGTGCTTGCTGAAAAGAAGATCGACTACAAGCTGGAGCTCGAGAACGTCTGGGCGCCGGACACGAACATCCATGCCTCGAACCCGCTCGGCAAGATCCCGTGTCTCGTGATGGAAGACGGCGCCGCGGTGTTCGATTCCCGCGTGATCTGCGAATACGTCGACACGCTGTCGCCGGTCGGCAAGCTGATTCCGCCGTCGGGCCGCGAACGCGTCGAGGTGCGTTGCTGGGAGGCGCTGTGCGACGGCGCGCTCGACGCGTCGGTCGCGATCCGCATCGAGAACGTGCAGCGCGACGCGCATCAGCGCAGCGAGAGCTGGATTGCCCGCCAGCAGCGCAAGATCGACGACGCGCTCGTCGCGATGTCGCAGGGCCTCGGCGGCAAGATGTGGTGCGTCGGTAATCATTACACGCTCGCGGACGTCGCGCTCGGTTGCGCGCTCGGCTATCTCGACTTCCGGATGTCCGAGCTGAACTGGCGCGAGCGTCACCCGAACCTCGACAAGCACTTCGTGAAGCTGATGCAGCGCCAGTCGTTCATCGACACGGTGCCGCAGGGCTGA
- a CDS encoding NUDIX hydrolase, whose product MKPEIWTPHVTVAAIVERAGRFLVIEEETSAGLRINQPAGHLEAGESLADAVIRETLEETSHPFEPDALVGVYLAHYDRPGNAGATYLRFTFCGAAGEPLPGHRLDDGIVRTLWLTADELRACSERHRSPAVMRCVDDYLAGRRIPLDFVHTHSVAPRPDAFDRQVVNK is encoded by the coding sequence ATGAAACCCGAAATCTGGACCCCGCACGTGACCGTCGCGGCGATCGTCGAGCGCGCCGGCCGCTTTCTCGTGATCGAGGAGGAAACCTCGGCGGGCCTGCGCATCAACCAGCCCGCCGGCCACCTCGAAGCCGGCGAATCGCTCGCCGACGCCGTGATCCGCGAAACGCTCGAGGAAACTTCGCATCCGTTCGAGCCCGACGCGCTCGTCGGCGTGTACCTCGCCCACTACGACCGCCCCGGCAATGCCGGCGCCACCTATCTGCGCTTCACGTTCTGCGGCGCGGCGGGCGAGCCGCTGCCCGGCCACCGGCTCGACGACGGCATCGTCCGCACGCTGTGGCTGACGGCCGACGAACTGCGCGCCTGCAGCGAGCGTCACCGCTCGCCCGCGGTGATGCGCTGCGTCGACGACTATCTCGCCGGGCGGCGCATTCCGCTCGATTTCGTGCATACGCATTCGGTCGCGCCGCGGCCGGACGCATTCGATCGTCAGGTGGTGAACAAATGA